A genomic segment from Saprospiraceae bacterium encodes:
- a CDS encoding S9 family peptidase, with amino-acid sequence MQSTLYSNLSTPPPIAKAIKREITIHGEKLVDNYFWLNDRENPEVISYLNAENEYTQKVMGHLDGFKEALFQEIKGRIKEEDQSVPYKDNGYFYITRHEVGLEYPIYSRKKENLSAPEEILIDVNELAKDKSYYSATGLSVSPDNKMLGFGEDTVSRRIFTLRFKNLETGEWLKDSIPNTTGNPVWANDNQTIFYAVKDEALRSYKIFKHKLGQSVDKDTEVFHEKDETFSTYVYKSKSKKYIVIASFQTVSSEYRVLNANTPDDDFSLIQQRERNLEYDIAHYEDQFYIRTNLDARNFRLMVTNETNTSKENWKEVIPHREDVLLEDMDIFQAFLVLSERKNGITQLRIIPKEGAEHYIAFGEDAYMAYTSINLEFDTNILRIGYQSLTTPPTVYDYQMETREFTLLKQQAVLGGFDASDYRSERVYATARDGTKVPISIVYHKDFKKDGQQPLLLYGYGSYGASMDPSFGFARLSLLNRGMAFAIAHIRGGEEMGRHWYEDGKLLNKKNTFYDFIDCGKYLIEHQYVAKDQLFAMGGSAGGLLMGAVINMEPQLWRGVVAAVPFVDVINTMLDETIPLTTGEFDEWGNPKDEKFYHYIKSYSPYDQVEAKEYPAMLVTTGLHDSQVQYWEPAKWVAKLRVYKTDHNPLLLHTNMDAGHGGASGRFARLKEVAREYAFLLDLAGKAEEV; translated from the coding sequence ATGCAAAGCACACTATATTCAAATCTATCCACCCCTCCCCCCATTGCTAAAGCGATCAAAAGAGAAATAACTATTCATGGCGAAAAGCTCGTCGACAACTACTTTTGGTTGAATGATAGAGAAAATCCGGAGGTTATCAGCTATTTAAATGCCGAAAATGAATATACCCAAAAGGTAATGGGGCATTTAGATGGTTTTAAAGAGGCCTTATTCCAGGAAATAAAAGGAAGGATCAAGGAAGAAGACCAATCAGTCCCCTACAAGGACAATGGCTATTTTTACATTACCAGACATGAAGTTGGGCTGGAATACCCTATTTATTCCAGAAAAAAAGAAAACCTCTCGGCCCCAGAAGAGATACTCATTGATGTAAACGAGCTAGCCAAGGATAAAAGCTATTATTCAGCTACGGGTTTATCCGTCAGTCCAGATAACAAAATGCTGGGTTTTGGAGAGGATACAGTTTCGCGTCGTATCTTTACCTTACGCTTTAAAAACCTGGAAACAGGAGAGTGGCTGAAAGATTCCATCCCCAATACTACCGGCAACCCAGTCTGGGCCAATGACAACCAGACGATCTTTTATGCAGTAAAAGACGAGGCCCTTCGATCTTATAAAATATTTAAACACAAATTAGGCCAATCAGTTGACAAGGACACTGAAGTCTTTCATGAAAAAGATGAAACCTTTAGTACCTACGTTTACAAATCCAAATCCAAAAAGTACATTGTTATTGCTTCATTTCAAACCGTTAGTTCGGAATACCGAGTACTCAATGCTAACACTCCTGATGACGACTTTTCGCTGATCCAACAGCGAGAGCGAAACCTGGAATATGATATTGCCCATTACGAGGACCAGTTCTATATTCGCACCAACCTGGATGCTCGCAATTTTCGCCTGATGGTTACCAATGAAACGAATACCAGCAAAGAAAACTGGAAAGAGGTGATACCACATCGGGAGGATGTACTGTTGGAGGATATGGACATTTTCCAGGCATTCCTGGTTTTATCAGAGCGAAAAAATGGCATTACCCAGCTTAGAATTATTCCCAAAGAAGGAGCAGAACATTACATTGCCTTTGGAGAAGATGCCTATATGGCCTATACGAGTATCAACCTTGAATTTGATACCAATATTTTGCGAATCGGCTATCAATCTCTGACCACGCCTCCTACCGTTTATGATTACCAAATGGAAACGCGCGAATTTACTTTATTGAAGCAGCAGGCTGTTTTAGGAGGGTTTGATGCATCCGATTATCGATCAGAAAGGGTGTACGCTACGGCAAGGGATGGCACCAAAGTGCCCATTTCCATTGTTTACCATAAAGACTTTAAAAAAGATGGCCAACAGCCCCTTTTGCTTTATGGTTATGGATCTTATGGTGCGAGTATGGATCCTAGTTTTGGCTTTGCGCGTTTGAGTTTGCTCAACCGAGGAATGGCCTTTGCGATTGCGCATATCAGAGGTGGAGAAGAAATGGGCCGACATTGGTACGAGGATGGGAAATTACTCAATAAGAAGAATACTTTTTACGACTTTATTGATTGTGGGAAATACCTCATTGAGCATCAATATGTAGCAAAGGATCAGCTTTTTGCAATGGGCGGCAGCGCTGGTGGTTTGCTAATGGGTGCGGTCATCAATATGGAGCCTCAATTATGGCGAGGTGTGGTGGCAGCTGTTCCTTTTGTAGATGTCATCAATACCATGCTAGATGAAACAATTCCCCTCACCACGGGAGAGTTTGATGAATGGGGCAACCCGAAAGACGAAAAATTTTATCATTATATCAAATCCTATTCTCCCTACGACCAGGTGGAAGCCAAGGAGTACCCTGCTATGCTGGTCACTACCGGCTTGCACGATTCTCAGGTACAATACTGGGAACCTGCAAAATGGGTAGCGAAACTGCGCGTTTACAAAACGGATCACAATCCTTTGTTGCTGCACACCAATATGGATGCTGGGCATGGCGGTGCATCGGGTCGCTTCGCGCGATTGAAGGAAGTGGCCAGGGAATATGCCTTTTTATTGGACTTGGCAGGGAAGGCAGAAGAGGTATAG
- a CDS encoding MATE family efflux transporter, whose amino-acid sequence MQVKTSYRQIISISAPIMLGSAAQNVVALSDSVFLYHLSEVDFAAIGFVGVFYLVVAAIGFGFSKGGQIMIARRMGEGQKGEVGRTFYAMLYYEFALAVFLFLFMKFGCYYFFSFFVNSEIIFQKSLEYLDYRSYGVFFSYLGVAIVALYTGVARTMFIVVDTVILALVNILLNYGLIFGKWGLPEMGIGGAGLASTIAEVVAFIVFIIYIYFDKEARSYKLFSLPKIDFALISIQFKLASPIVAQALVGLGSWFIFFSIIESLGERPLAITNLGRMVYLILSIPCWGFASGVNTLVSNLIGQKKRQAVVPIIWKTAKICLGTTLFFAVPFVLFPHEFLYPLLGGQDMSLITEARPVFYVLLLVLICFSVGGVFFNGLAGTGATYFGLKIQFWAAIGYLAYIYYIVHFTNGGLPWAWAGEIFYWLSITIITILYLFSKKWHGLEV is encoded by the coding sequence ATGCAGGTGAAAACTTCATACCGACAGATCATTTCTATCTCAGCCCCAATCATGTTAGGTAGTGCTGCCCAAAATGTGGTAGCCCTAAGTGATAGTGTTTTTTTATACCACCTTAGCGAGGTAGATTTCGCTGCAATCGGTTTTGTGGGGGTCTTTTATTTGGTTGTTGCCGCCATTGGGTTTGGCTTCTCGAAAGGGGGCCAGATCATGATTGCCCGCAGAATGGGGGAGGGCCAAAAAGGAGAAGTTGGGCGGACCTTCTACGCCATGTTGTACTATGAATTTGCTTTGGCTGTTTTCTTGTTTTTATTCATGAAATTTGGCTGTTATTACTTTTTTTCCTTTTTTGTCAATTCCGAAATTATTTTTCAAAAGAGCTTGGAATACTTAGATTACCGATCCTATGGCGTCTTTTTTTCCTATTTGGGCGTAGCCATTGTAGCTTTGTATACCGGTGTAGCTCGCACCATGTTTATTGTGGTCGACACAGTCATTTTAGCCCTGGTCAATATCTTGTTAAACTACGGGCTTATTTTCGGAAAATGGGGTTTGCCGGAAATGGGAATTGGCGGGGCCGGATTAGCCAGTACCATTGCTGAAGTAGTCGCATTTATTGTTTTTATCATATATATTTATTTTGATAAAGAAGCCCGCTCCTATAAACTTTTCTCTTTGCCAAAGATTGATTTTGCCCTGATTAGTATCCAGTTTAAACTGGCCAGCCCTATCGTTGCGCAAGCCTTGGTGGGCCTTGGTAGTTGGTTTATCTTCTTTAGCATCATAGAAAGCCTGGGAGAACGGCCCTTGGCCATCACCAACTTGGGACGCATGGTTTACTTGATTTTGTCTATTCCTTGTTGGGGCTTTGCTTCTGGTGTAAATACCTTGGTAAGTAACCTGATTGGTCAGAAGAAAAGGCAGGCAGTCGTCCCTATTATCTGGAAAACCGCCAAGATTTGCTTAGGTACCACCCTGTTTTTTGCTGTTCCATTCGTACTTTTCCCGCATGAATTCCTTTACCCCTTGTTGGGAGGGCAAGACATGTCGCTCATCACCGAAGCAAGACCTGTTTTCTACGTCTTATTACTCGTTTTGATTTGTTTTTCTGTAGGAGGCGTCTTTTTTAATGGTTTGGCTGGAACAGGGGCCACTTACTTTGGTTTGAAGATCCAATTTTGGGCCGCTATAGGCTATTTGGCTTATATTTATTATATCGTTCATTTTACAAATGGAGGATTGCCCTGGGCTTGGGCGGGAGAGATTTTTTACTGGTTATCTATCACCATTATCACCATTCTGTACCTTTTTTCAAAAAAATGGCATGGACTTGAAGTATAA
- a CDS encoding magnesium chelatase yields MNDIKTLGALKASGYKTRTIKEELRANLIDKLRKKEKVFSGIIGFDDTVLPDIERAILSKHNILLLGLRGQAKTRIARLLVNLLDEYIPAVDGSELNDDPMAPISRFALDLIAEKGDQTPIKWVHRSERYVEKLATPDVSVADLVGDVDPIKAATLKLPYSDERVIHFGLVPRSHRSIFVINELPDLQARIQVSLFNMLQEGDIQIRGFKLRLPLDIQFLFTANPEDYTNRGSIITPLKDRIESQILTHYPKSIDMALAITKQEAKLSQEQKKQVAVPDLMEVLLEQIAMEARESEFVDEKSGVSARLSISAYENLVSTAERRMLLNNEKATTARLIDFWGIVPAITGKIELVYEGEQEGPYNVAMALMGRAIKKMFLDYFPNPDKLKRGQERDPYGTTRAWFAGGNSIDLLNDASDADFEKALDSIAGLRKLVENSLKLKGNAAIPFMELALHGLAEFDVINKDILETSLSFRDLLANMLDDDDLFSDS; encoded by the coding sequence ATGAATGATATCAAAACACTTGGTGCGTTAAAGGCTTCTGGGTACAAAACACGGACCATCAAAGAGGAGTTGAGGGCGAACCTTATTGATAAACTGCGCAAAAAAGAAAAAGTATTTTCTGGCATCATCGGATTTGATGATACCGTACTTCCTGATATTGAACGGGCAATTTTGTCTAAACATAATATATTGTTGCTGGGGCTTCGTGGCCAGGCAAAGACCAGAATCGCGCGTCTCTTGGTCAATTTATTAGATGAATATATCCCGGCTGTTGATGGCAGTGAGCTAAATGATGACCCAATGGCGCCTATTTCTCGTTTTGCCTTGGATTTGATTGCTGAAAAGGGCGATCAAACGCCTATTAAATGGGTCCATCGAAGCGAACGTTATGTGGAAAAACTAGCTACGCCTGATGTAAGTGTGGCCGATTTGGTCGGTGATGTCGATCCGATTAAAGCAGCCACCTTAAAATTGCCTTATTCGGATGAAAGAGTCATCCACTTTGGCCTCGTACCTAGGTCACATCGCAGCATATTTGTCATTAATGAATTGCCAGATTTGCAGGCGAGAATTCAGGTGTCTTTGTTTAATATGCTACAAGAAGGAGACATTCAAATCCGTGGGTTTAAACTCCGATTGCCCTTGGATATCCAATTCCTTTTCACAGCCAACCCAGAAGATTATACCAATAGGGGAAGTATCATTACCCCACTAAAAGATAGAATTGAAAGCCAAATATTGACACATTACCCCAAGTCAATAGACATGGCCTTGGCCATTACCAAGCAAGAAGCAAAGCTCTCCCAAGAGCAAAAAAAACAAGTTGCCGTACCAGATTTAATGGAGGTGTTGTTGGAACAAATTGCGATGGAAGCCAGAGAAAGCGAATTTGTGGACGAAAAAAGTGGGGTGTCAGCGCGATTGAGCATTTCCGCCTACGAAAACCTGGTCAGCACCGCCGAACGGAGAATGTTGTTGAACAATGAGAAAGCTACCACGGCCCGATTGATTGATTTCTGGGGAATTGTACCCGCAATCACTGGCAAAATAGAGCTGGTGTACGAGGGAGAGCAAGAAGGCCCCTACAATGTCGCCATGGCCTTGATGGGACGCGCCATTAAGAAAATGTTTCTCGATTATTTCCCCAACCCAGATAAACTCAAAAGAGGTCAGGAAAGGGACCCCTATGGGACCACCCGGGCCTGGTTTGCTGGCGGAAATTCCATCGATTTGCTAAATGATGCCAGCGATGCCGATTTCGAAAAAGCATTGGATAGTATTGCTGGTTTAAGAAAATTGGTAGAGAATAGCCTGAAACTAAAAGGCAATGCGGCCATCCCATTCATGGAATTGGCCTTGCACGGCTTGGCAGAATTTGACGTGATCAACAAAGATATATTGGAGACAAGTCTTTCTTTTAGAGATTTATTGGCCAATATGTTGGACGATGATGATTTATTTAGTGATTCCTAA
- a CDS encoding L-threonylcarbamoyladenylate synthase, translated as MMFLKINPDNPEGRKIKQVIDVLKEGGIIIYPTDTVYGLGCDIFNQKAVERICRLRGLQPEKAMLSFICHNLSQVAEFAFQIDNNIFKVLKKNLPGPFTFVLKSNNQVPKLFKNRKRTIGVRIPKNKIVETIVAELGHPILSISLKSDDEILEYFTDPEDIYEDFKKLVDLVIDGGIGTNIPSTVVDCTDSEPVIIREGAGQLEL; from the coding sequence ATGATGTTTTTAAAAATCAACCCAGATAATCCGGAAGGGCGAAAGATTAAACAGGTCATTGATGTACTCAAAGAGGGGGGGATTATTATTTACCCCACGGATACCGTGTATGGCCTTGGATGTGATATTTTTAACCAAAAGGCCGTGGAGCGCATTTGTCGATTGAGAGGCCTGCAGCCGGAAAAGGCCATGTTGTCCTTTATTTGCCATAACCTTAGCCAGGTCGCTGAATTTGCCTTCCAGATTGATAACAATATCTTCAAGGTCTTAAAAAAGAATTTACCTGGCCCATTCACCTTTGTACTTAAATCTAATAATCAGGTCCCTAAATTGTTCAAAAACCGGAAGCGTACCATTGGGGTCCGGATCCCAAAAAATAAAATTGTTGAAACAATCGTCGCAGAACTAGGTCATCCGATCTTATCGATTTCACTGAAGTCTGATGATGAAATTTTGGAATATTTTACCGATCCCGAAGATATTTATGAAGATTTCAAAAAACTAGTAGACCTCGTTATTGATGGAGGAATTGGTACTAATATTCCTTCTACGGTGGTAGATTGTACCGATTCGGAGCCGGTCATTATTAGGGAAGGGGCTGGGCAATTGGAGCTCTAA